One Kitasatospora sp. NBC_01287 DNA window includes the following coding sequences:
- a CDS encoding S8 family serine peptidase: protein MGTSPATAGPRRSATARALAFLAVGATALTAGTVTAQSTAAFAAGAPSQAAFKLHPASQGHIDATGRTAPISTSDCVSQIGIHCYSPLQYRDAYNLNPLYKQGITGKGRTIVIVDSYGSPTIQHDLETFDKQWGIPDTNVEVVKWGNVPTFDPTNSDMTGWAGETTLDVEYAHSIAPDAHIVLVETAVAETEGVTGLPEMMAAEQSLIKQGKGDVITQSFGATENTFPGFDKGDYKSLTDLRYAFKSAADHDVTVLASSGDNGAVDSDNNNNLYPYKVNSWPSSDPLVTSVGGTQLTLDNNGNRTAPDQVWHDAYGAGGGGTSAIFDRPWYQTGVANVVGNHRGTPDISMSAAVDGAAWTYDSYDPTAVGWHLTGGTSEASPIFSGVVALADQAAGHRLGQINWRLYGLSLLPSQWSGITDVTTGDNGWNGVTGYSAAKGYDLASGLGTINGYTFVHALAGR, encoded by the coding sequence ATGGGAACCTCCCCCGCCACCGCGGGCCCCCGACGCTCCGCGACCGCCCGTGCGCTGGCCTTCCTCGCCGTCGGGGCCACCGCCCTGACGGCCGGCACGGTCACCGCCCAGAGCACCGCGGCCTTCGCCGCCGGGGCGCCCTCCCAGGCCGCGTTCAAGCTCCACCCGGCCTCCCAGGGCCACATCGACGCGACCGGGCGGACGGCACCGATCAGCACCAGCGACTGCGTGTCGCAGATCGGCATCCACTGCTACTCCCCGCTGCAGTACCGCGACGCGTACAACCTGAACCCGCTGTACAAGCAGGGCATCACCGGCAAGGGCCGGACGATCGTCATCGTGGACTCCTACGGCTCGCCGACGATCCAGCACGACCTGGAGACCTTCGACAAGCAGTGGGGCATCCCCGACACCAACGTCGAGGTGGTCAAGTGGGGCAACGTCCCCACCTTCGACCCGACCAACTCGGACATGACCGGCTGGGCCGGTGAGACCACGCTGGACGTCGAGTACGCCCACTCGATCGCACCCGACGCGCACATCGTGCTGGTCGAGACCGCCGTCGCCGAGACCGAGGGCGTCACCGGTCTGCCCGAGATGATGGCCGCCGAGCAGTCCCTGATCAAGCAGGGCAAGGGCGACGTCATCACGCAGAGCTTCGGGGCCACCGAGAACACCTTCCCGGGCTTCGACAAGGGCGACTACAAGTCGCTCACCGACCTGCGCTACGCCTTCAAGTCCGCGGCCGACCACGACGTCACCGTGCTCGCCTCCTCCGGCGACAACGGCGCGGTCGACTCGGACAACAACAACAACCTGTACCCGTACAAGGTCAACTCCTGGCCGTCCTCGGACCCGCTGGTCACCTCGGTCGGCGGCACCCAGCTGACCCTGGACAACAACGGCAACCGCACCGCGCCCGACCAGGTCTGGCACGACGCGTACGGCGCCGGCGGCGGTGGCACCTCGGCCATCTTCGACCGCCCGTGGTACCAGACCGGCGTGGCGAACGTGGTGGGCAACCACCGCGGCACGCCCGACATCAGCATGAGCGCGGCGGTGGACGGCGCGGCCTGGACGTACGACTCGTACGACCCGACCGCCGTCGGCTGGCACCTCACCGGTGGCACCAGCGAGGCCTCGCCGATCTTCTCCGGCGTCGTCGCGCTGGCCGACCAGGCCGCGGGCCACCGCCTGGGCCAGATCAACTGGCGCCTCTACGGTCTGTCGCTGCTGCCCTCGCAGTGGAGCGGCATCACCGACGTGACCACCGGCGACAACGGCTGGAACGGCGTCACGGGCTACTCGGCGGCGAAGGGCTACGACCTCGCCTCGGGCCTCGGGACGATCAACGGCTACACCTTCGTGCACGCGCTCGCGGGTCGCTGA
- the fabG gene encoding 3-oxoacyl-ACP reductase FabG, whose translation MSRFTGKVAVVTGAAQGIGAATARLLAEGGATVAVVDLSAERARQTADEITAKGGTARAYGCDVSDYDAVERTFAQVVEELGGLHILVNNAGITRDNLFFKMPKADWDAVLTVNLTSAYNCSHVAQKYLVAQKYGKIVSLSSRSALGNRGQANYAAAKAGIQGLTATLAIELGPFNINVNAVAPGYIVTAMTEATAERVGATPEDHQSEVAARTPLRRPGKPEEVASVVAFLVSEEASYVSGQTLYVNGGAR comes from the coding sequence ATGTCACGATTCACCGGCAAGGTCGCCGTTGTCACCGGCGCCGCCCAGGGCATCGGCGCGGCCACCGCCCGCCTGCTGGCCGAGGGGGGCGCCACCGTCGCCGTCGTCGACCTGAGCGCCGAGCGGGCCCGGCAGACCGCCGACGAGATCACCGCCAAGGGCGGCACCGCGCGTGCCTACGGCTGCGACGTCAGCGACTACGACGCCGTGGAGCGCACCTTCGCGCAGGTCGTCGAGGAGCTGGGCGGCCTGCACATCCTGGTCAACAACGCCGGGATCACCCGGGACAACCTCTTCTTCAAGATGCCCAAGGCCGACTGGGACGCCGTCCTGACGGTCAATCTGACCAGCGCGTACAACTGCAGCCACGTGGCGCAGAAGTACCTGGTGGCCCAGAAGTACGGCAAGATCGTCTCGCTCAGCTCGCGCTCCGCCCTGGGCAACCGCGGCCAGGCCAACTACGCCGCCGCCAAGGCCGGCATCCAGGGCCTGACCGCCACCCTGGCGATCGAGCTGGGCCCGTTCAACATCAATGTCAACGCGGTGGCCCCCGGCTACATCGTCACCGCCATGACCGAGGCCACCGCCGAGCGCGTCGGCGCCACCCCCGAGGACCACCAGAGCGAGGTCGCCGCCCGCACCCCGCTGCGCCGCCCGGGCAAGCCCGAGGAGGTCGCCTCGGTGGTGGCGTTCCTGGTCAGCGAGGAGGCCTCCTACGTCAGCGGGCAGACCCTGTACGTCAACGGCGGCGCGCGCTGA
- a CDS encoding acetyl-CoA C-acyltransferase codes for MRPVYFAAARRTPIGRLRGALSTVRPDDLSAAVLRGLLAEVPNLDPARIDDVYWGAANQAGEDNRNAARMAVLLAGLPDSVPGATVNRLCASGLEAVTMAARTIAAGEAEIVLAGGCESMSRAPFVLPRPDEALPHAMQTYDTRLGWRLTNPLMKDLHGVLAMGETAEEVAERFGITRERQDAFALRSHQRAAAARKDGHFDAELLPVTRPDGVTVSQDEGIREDTSLARLAQLKPAFRAGGTVTAGNASPMNDGAAGLLLVSERALGELGLEPLGRYAAGASAGVHPDVMGIGPVPATRKALARLGWTIGDLEEAELNEAFAAQALASTDQLGIDPELVNPSGGAIALGHPLGGSGARILTTLLHRMRRTGARRGLATMCVGVGQGTAVLIENS; via the coding sequence GTGCGTCCCGTCTACTTCGCCGCCGCCCGCCGCACCCCGATCGGGCGGCTGCGCGGCGCGCTCTCCACCGTGCGGCCCGACGACCTGTCCGCCGCCGTGCTGCGCGGCCTGCTCGCCGAGGTGCCGAACCTCGACCCCGCCAGGATCGACGACGTCTACTGGGGCGCCGCCAACCAGGCCGGCGAGGACAACCGCAACGCGGCCCGGATGGCCGTGCTGCTGGCCGGCCTGCCGGACAGCGTGCCCGGCGCCACCGTCAACCGGCTCTGCGCCTCGGGCCTGGAGGCCGTCACCATGGCGGCGCGGACCATCGCGGCCGGCGAGGCCGAGATCGTGTTGGCCGGCGGCTGCGAGTCGATGAGCCGCGCGCCCTTCGTGCTGCCCCGCCCCGACGAGGCGCTGCCGCACGCCATGCAGACCTACGACACCCGGCTCGGCTGGCGGCTGACCAACCCGCTGATGAAGGACCTGCACGGGGTGCTCGCCATGGGCGAGACCGCGGAGGAGGTGGCCGAGCGGTTCGGCATCACCCGCGAGCGGCAGGACGCCTTCGCGCTGCGCAGCCACCAGCGGGCGGCCGCCGCCCGCAAGGACGGCCACTTCGACGCCGAGCTGCTGCCGGTCACCCGCCCCGACGGGGTGACGGTCAGCCAGGACGAGGGCATCCGCGAGGACACCAGCCTGGCGCGCCTCGCCCAGCTCAAGCCCGCCTTCCGCGCCGGCGGCACGGTCACCGCCGGCAACGCCTCCCCGATGAACGACGGCGCGGCCGGCCTGCTGCTGGTCAGCGAGCGGGCGCTGGGCGAGCTCGGCCTCGAACCGCTGGGCCGCTACGCCGCCGGCGCCTCGGCCGGCGTGCACCCGGACGTGATGGGCATCGGCCCGGTGCCGGCCACCCGAAAGGCGCTGGCCCGGCTGGGCTGGACGATCGGCGACCTGGAGGAGGCCGAGCTGAACGAGGCGTTCGCCGCCCAGGCGCTGGCCAGCACCGACCAGTTGGGCATCGACCCGGAGCTGGTCAACCCCTCCGGTGGCGCGATCGCGCTGGGCCACCCGCTGGGCGGCTCGGGCGCCCGGATCCTCACCACCCTGCTGCACCGGATGCGCCGCACCGGCGCCCGGCGCGGGCTGGCCACCATGTGCGTCGGCGTGGGCCAGGGCACCGCCGTCCTGATCGAGAACAGCTGA